TCGTATATGATTTTCGTTGTTTTTACTAGGAAGTTTGCGTCGGAAGATAATACTAGTAGTCAATGCGCAACAGATGAAAATTTCGTcatttatgtcaaaaataccataACGTGACGTCGTTCGAAGTAACCAACtaattaatctaattaaaattagctccactattacatgtggatctaacaccagccagttggagctcatgtccaccaatcaaaaccttacttgcagaatcctgtcagtgatttaaaaataatttgaaaacattccgaattatcctgagggtatacgatatgtttcatgtgaattacgaatgccttatttagaccagtagaactaattttaatcggattgctaacaacactgcgtagtccccaatgtccaggtaacatttcgtctgtaaataataatttaaatattgaccaatcacacttcgccttttataacgttatttgggagcatacaaattctaaaaatgtcgggcgagtctattttagtggccgcagtacagcgaaccatacccaatctaattaaaattagctccacaattgtatgtggatctaacaccagccagttggagctcatgtccaccaatcaaaaccttacttgcagaatcctgccagtgatttaaaactaacaacactgcatagtcCCCAATCTCCAGGTAACATTTcctctgtaaataataatttatgggtgggtatgggtaactatatttacgtgcccctatccacgaaggttcaggcacgcccactgcggaattagcctctgacttcgccagtgactgactccggagcaggggggggggggggtaagtttgaagtgggcggaatttggaaaaaagccatttagttagcgcggaccgactagcagacacttcataaacaagaagtaacaccgagtgggagccgtgttctgattggctgaatttcgattcctcggtgaagcctgttttttacctaagtctacaaagagtactgcataccgaaataataatttaaatattaaccaatcacacttcgccttttataacgttatttgggagcatacaaattctaaaaatatcgggcgagtctattttagtggccgcagtacagcgaactataccaatacgtacggggtgggttatcagtcttcgattttacattaaaaattatttatttatttatataaaaaaaaaaaaaatcagtcttcagttttacattacaaattatttattttataaaataaaacatgttttaaggcattcgtaattcacacgaaacatgtcgtataccctcaggataattcggaatgttttcaaattatttttaaatcactggcaggattctgcaagtaaggttttgattggtggacatgagctccaactggctggtgttagatccacatgtaattgtggagctaattttaattagattgaaccataccaatacgtacggggtgggttatcagtcttcaattttacattaaaaattatttatttatttataaaaaaaaaccccaactaaatcagccttcagttttacattacaaattatttattttataaaataaaacatattttaaggcattcgtaattcacacgaaacatgtcgtatacccactgtaggataattcggaatgttttcaaattatttttaaatcactggcaggattctgcaagtaaggttttgattggtggacatgagctccaactgactggtgttagatccacatgtaatagtggagctaattttaattagattgccaacTAATGAACAACGATATTATCTCCATTCCGCCAACAAGTTCCAGCCAAGTTCTATCATCTGTTACATCCATAAAATCACAAGACATCCTTAAGGGGTGCGTATTGCCCCCGCCCTCccctacatgtatgcatgtgctttgtggcaaaaaaaaaaaaaaaaaaaaaaaatgtgttgtcttctttttcattttatttttcatcaacATCAAATATGCATTCATCTGTAAATGTCATTTATTAACTATAATAGACTATGTCTATCAAATTGTCCCCATCATACTTGGTAACCCTCCTTCTGCCGTCCGTACATTTACTTAGTCCGTGGATAAAATATACggtaaataactaatacaaaaacaattatagtggacgaattgtccaagaACAATTTTTAGTTGGGGACGAATCATCTCGAGTTCAACAGTGGACGAATTTTTAGTGGACGAATCGCCCTTATGGACGCACCACACTTGTAGAAGGTACTCCCACTCCAAAACATTGATCCTGTTGTTTCCCATAGCGTCGACATGCATATTCTAATCAGTAGTGGTCCACTCTAGCCAATTGGTGCctgtttcttttatatattcTCATTTTATTGGCTAGTGCCGATCAGGATAAACCCGACCCCATTCCGGTAAATTCCGACTACACATCCCGTATAATTCCGACTACTACCGAGATTATACCAGGGTAATTCCGACCCCCTCggagtgttttaaaaaaagatatgtACCAGGTAAAACTAGTAGAGTATAATATTCCTGGCTGCATTTTTTCACTgtgaacaaaaattaatatgcaaTGAAATGGACAGCGAATGTGTATTACAGTGTGAAAATATCTTCAAGTCAAAACATATCACATATcacatattactgttataatcTACATCACTATTGAAATAGCTGAACATCATTAAACATAGAAAACTAATTAAACTTTGGTATTTTTAACAGTCAACAtgcattaacaatatatatctaTCATGTATGGGCAGTGTGTGTTTTTAACGTCCGTTGACAATGGTCAGAGACTGACCACAGGAAGCCAAGTTAAAAAGATTTTGCACAATAGCAACTTTGTCGTCACGACATTTAAAACCAAAGGAACACCTCTGTCTGAAGCCCGTTCGTCTATTTATAAATTCAGCCGGCACCGAAGCTTTCAAGTAAAATATACCCCTTGAAGAAGTATGTTCGTCCATGAATTTAGAAATTAACCGAGCAGAGTTCCTGTTAAAGTATGCAACTTTGCGTTCACCATCAAATATTGCAACAGCGTTGGAATCATACACATTCACTGCATCTCTTCTAGCTTGATAAATACATCCTACCCGCAGTTCCCTCTGACCATAGTGGCTCATGCCAACTGCATACACAGGTCTTATTATAACATTTTTCATGATGATCAATTCTGTAAAACACGAGAAAAACATAATCAAAGATGAAAGACATACCTTTCATTAAACAAGGAAACGGTCAAGAGTGAAATGGATAAAGTTTCTGTGACATATGCCACTTTCGTTTAAAAGCATAAATAGCTACAGACAATTTTGGTgttcatttgatttttttttaattcaacttTCCTTTTGCGTTCCgctttttgttgtaattttcttgttttgtcctCTATTGCTGCCCTTTTTTGTGCTAGAACCTGTTCACTGGTAAGAATTCTGTGTCCTGTTAATGAACGCTTTGACTTAGCAGACATGTCTGCAGCTACCTTTGGCAGTGAAAATATATTGTCTAACTCCAAGTTCCAAGTAACATGATCTAAAGTGGAGCCTCCCATTGATAGGTTTTCTAACAAAGACCCAGCAGAAGATGGTACACAAGTAGCTGGCAGTTCTGAAGACAAAACTGCAGGCGACAATGCTAATTGATCATCATTCCCCATAAGAACAGACATCGCCAGTGCAGAGAGGTCAGCATCTTCAGGCTCCGAGTTGATGGAATTTAGAGTTGGTGAACTTTCGGATCTAGATGTGTCTGACATTGCGGAGTCTGAAGATGTTGATTCTTTGATATTGGCAGTGTCATTGACTAATTCTTTGTCAAATGAATCAATAGACGGGCCTGTAGGACTAGACAATGTGTGGTTTGATTTGGATGTTTGTGGTTGTGGAAGAGGTTTATCAAATGCCAAAGATGGTGCAAAAAGGGATTCTGAGACGGCCTTTGGGTTAAGTGGATAAATACCGGTGGAGCGAAAGCCTGCTGTGATGTTTTCACAAGTAATACCGTCATCCCATGCTTTCCGGAAAATACGTGGCCAAGTTGCTTTATTAATAACATGCGACGGATGTTCGGAAAGGAACTCCGTGCAGGTTCTGTTATATGCCTTAGAAAAAGGGCCAAAAACTGCCTTATCAAGTGGCTGCAATGCATGTGTGGTGTGGGGTGGCAAAGCCAATATTGAAATGTTCTCTTCTGCTGCATTTTCAAGCAAGCCAATTACCTCATGGGAACTATGGGAGTCAAGGATCAAGAGCTGTGGCCGCTCAGGGCCACAGTGCTTGAGAAATACTTCCCGGAACCATTCCTCCCCAATGACATCACACATCCACGCCCTCTCTTGATAAGTCCAAAAAGTCCCCTCTGGAGCGTCAAGAGTGGCAAAAGGACGGAGTGATTTTTCGGTTTTTCCCTTGCAAACACACATGGGAGGCATTGCCTGACCACATGCATTTACGCATGCTAACACAGTAATATTCTCCCTAGAGTTTGAAACCCTGCTCGTTACATTACGTTTCCCTTTTGCTGAACATATGTGTACTGGGGTGTGCTCGAACTGTTTTCCAGTCTCATCTAAATTCCAAATGAGATGGGGCTTTTTTGTAATGTCAAGAGTATTCATGACAGTATTTAgctcatcaaaatatttttgaacGACAGGGCGGTTAAGCATTCTAGCACGAGAAGTTGTCAACTTCTCGGGCTTTCTAAGTACAAGCTCTGGGTGGCGCATTTTTAAACCCTGCCACCAATCATCCCCGGGGCAACCATTTTTAAAAGGGGTCTTAATTTTCAAAGATGTACAAAGGCGCAACACTTTAAGTAGCAGTTGTTTTTTTCTGATGCCGAAACCTTTGTTGGCAGCTTCTATGACCTTCTTTATCAGAGCTTCTTCAATCTTTGGTGGCAGAACAGGCGGTCTTCCAGGCCTCGAACCACTTGTATATCGGCCGCAAACGTGGTCGATGATAGTTGTTTTAGGGACTCCAAACACTTTGCTTGCTTTTTTATATCCCATCAACCGGGTTCGCACCGCGGTCACTGCATCATCCAAATTCTTTCGATCGTATCGCATAGTTTTATTTGGTACCATAtcctattaaattaaattaacggAAATTAGGCCTACTGATAAAatctttaattttgttgttgttgttgttgtttaatatgttaatatgcttgcctgaggtgtttgAGTCTCAGGATCAAATCACATCCGTGGACCTGTCCAACTGATTGacttttgctttgttttgttccaaccagtgcatcacgactggtatatcaaagaccgtggtatgtgctgtcctgtctgtgtgaacgtgcatgtaaaagagctcttgcagctaatggaataatgtaggtttcctctgatgactacgcgtCAGAATTAAGCTTAGCAAATGTTTTACTGCCATTAgcagattattaattaatcaatgtactctagtggtgtcgttaaacaaaacaaactttcactttttGTTTAATGGACTTAGGGATCGttttttcgttgttgtttttttgttttgtttttatttttaaatgtatgtattttatagaCATTCTATAAGCtcttcttttgtttatttacttgaaattcctcaatgttgtagatatattattaactataactgacctccaggtttttgtttatttacttgaaattcctcaatgttgtagatatattattaactataactgacctccaggtttttgtttatttacttgaaattcctcaatgttgtagatatattattaactataactgacctccaggtttttgtttatttacttgaaattcctcaatgttgtagatatattattaactataactgacctccaggtttttgtttatttacttgaaattcctcaatgttgtagatatattattaactataactgacctccaggtttttgtttatttacttgaaattcctcaatgttgtagatatattattaactataactgacctccaggtttttgtttatttacttgaaattcctcaatgttgtagatatattattaactataactgacctccaggtttttgtttatttacttgaaattcctcaatgttgtagatatattattaactataactgacctccaggtttttgtttatttacttgaaattcctcaatgttgtagatatattattaactataactgacctccaggtttttgtttatttacttgaaattcctcaatgttgtagatatattattaactataactgacctccaggtttttgtttatttacttgaaaTTCCTCAGTGTTgtagatatattattaactataactgacctccaggtttttgtttatttacttgaaattcctcaatgttgtagatatattattaactataactgacctccaggtttttgtttatttacttgaaattcctcaatgttgtagatatattattaactataactgacctccaggtttttgtttatttacttgaaattcctcaatgttgtagatatattattaactataactgacctccaggtttttgtttatttacttgaaattcctcaatgttgtagatatattattaactataactgacctccaggtttttgtttatttacttgaaattcctcaatgttgtagatatattattaactataactgacctccaggtttttgtttatttacttgaaattcctcaatgttgtagatatattattaactataactgacctccaggtttttgtttatttacttgaaaTTCCTCAGTGTTgtagatatattattaactataactgacctccaggtttttgtttatttacttgaaattcctcaatgttgtagatatattattaactataactgacctccaggtttttgtttatttacttgaaattcctcaatgttgtagatatattattaactataactgacctccaggttttttgtttatttacttgaaattcctcaatgttgtagatatattattaactataactgacctccaggtttttgtttatttacttgaaattcctcaatgttgtagatatattattaactataactgacctccaggtttttgtttatttacttgaaattcctcaatgttgtagatatattattaactataactgacctccaggtttttgtttatttacttgaaattcctcaatgttgtagatatattattaactataactgacctccaggtttttgcaaaaataattgatatGGGGTCGCATTTAAGCCTCCTAAAAAAAATAGCAGGATAAATCCGACCccttttgaaatttaaatgtaACTTGTTGTTAATGCATTTTTTCTTGAAAAATAAgcacatatttacattatgttaagtgattttattgcataaacaatttcataataaattttattgtcgGATTGTATACCTCCGATGTGGATTTTTCCAACGTTGCTCAGTCTTCTAAAAGTTGCTTGAATGCTAGCAGACAGCCGGAAGAAAAGATCGAGCAAGTACGCATGAATAGTAAAGACTAAAGATGGTTTGTAACGGTGCTTTTCATTGGGAGGTTGAAGGTACCTTTGTTATGAAAGGAATACATCCGTTGGTCTGAAAGAACGGTTGCCGAAACACTATTTAATTAAGGAAAATCCGAAGGGGTCGGGTTTACACGTAGGGTCGGAATATCACCAATCTACCCTACTTGGTGCAGTAGATCTTGTTACAATTTGCGTTTTCATTTCTAGGCTAAGCTATGTCAACAATGAGATAATATATGAGCAATGACATTGCACATTCTGTGATCAGTTGTTCGTATTGGCGATCGGTGAAGTTGCCGAGTTGTATTTTGAATTGAACTAAGAAGAATGGGTTTGCTGACGGAGGGAACGCCATACTCGTGGGCAGAGACGAAGAAACACGCCGACCACGTGAGAAGACACGGCATTCGACAGTTCATCAACCAGTACAAGAAACTGCGTGAACGAACGAGGGACGTGCTGTACTGGGGTGATGAGGTGAGGCAGGTTGACAACTtactgtccgaaccaaattgttaacaactacgaaaaattactctcctacctttaattgccgttagatttcctccaaagttttcccagacacaaatcttgaaaaaaccattacaatgacacagattccacataccagatgataaccatgtcacctatatcgactttgctgagagcgcatagggaaaaaagcatgtaattttgtataatcatctgccattttgactttttatggaatattcttcaagaggggtgaaaggataggacttaatctaacaacgtcataacatgttatgatataaaagcaaacgtgatgacttcatatttttatttttttattattattattattttaatgataccactagagatcatcgatttcatattaatggttccgttttggtaGTGGTTCCATTTTAGCCTGATCccggtgaaagcctccaaagtatgtgacatggcagacggcagaaaactgaatgtatttttccctatgcaatctcagcaaagacaatatcggcgacgtCATTGCAGTCtcatgtgtggaatctgtatatttgtagtgtgtttttttgcgatttgtgtctggacaaactttggaggaaatctaacggcaattaaaggtaggagagtaattttttgtagttgttaacaatttggttcggacaatagtcatgagttcgacccgtaccccccaccccccttctaTGGATTTCAATGACTAGGGTTAGTCAATAGAACCTTTGATATGGTCTATTATAAAGGGGTAATGGTCGAACTCTTTCCCATGCATGCatgctaatactatcactaaacCTTAACCTAAGCCTGAATGAACTAAATGCTGGAACATTTGGAAATCTTTCCGCAAGGTAtcttatacatacatgtatgtgcactttcccacatctgaacaggacagcacacaccatgacctttgatataggTGCATTATGACCAAAACTATTACGATAAATAGGGTGCATTAGGCcatgagaatgaaagttatagatttgcgtccaCCGCCCGCGTGCCGTGAAAGGTACTGctgaatattttcattatttaaaaaaaaattcattatttacacaaaaacagGCACTTAATGATCATCACACAAATTCAAATTTCAAATCGTCA
Above is a genomic segment from Gigantopelta aegis isolate Gae_Host chromosome 7, Gae_host_genome, whole genome shotgun sequence containing:
- the LOC121378116 gene encoding uncharacterized protein LOC121378116, yielding MVPNKTMRYDRKNLDDAVTAVRTRLMGYKKASKVFGVPKTTIIDHVCGRYTSGSRPGRPPVLPPKIEEALIKKVIEAANKGFGIRKKQLLLKVLRLCTSLKIKTPFKNGCPGDDWWQGLKMRHPELVLRKPEKLTTSRARMLNRPVVQKYFDELNTVMNTLDITKKPHLIWNLDETGKQFEHTPVHICSAKGKRNVTSRVSNSRENITVLACVNACGQAMPPMCVCKGKTEKSLRPFATLDAPEGTFWTYQERAWMCDVIGEEWFREVFLKHCGPERPQLLILDSHSSHEVIGLLENAAEENISILALPPHTTHALQPLDKAVFGPFSKAYNRTCTEFLSEHPSHVINKATWPRIFRKAWDDGITCENITAGFRSTGIYPLNPKAVSESLFAPSLAFDKPLPQPQTSKSNHTLSSPTGPSIDSFDKELVNDTANIKESTSSDSAMSDTSRSESSPTLNSINSEPEDADLSALAMSVLMGNDDQLALSPAVLSSELPATCVPSSAGSLLENLSMGGSTLDHVTWNLELDNIFSLPKVAADMSAKSKRSLTGHRILTKLIIMKNVIIRPVYAVGMSHYGQRELRVGCIYQARRDAVNVYDSNAVAIFDGERKVAYFNRNSARLISKFMDEHTSSRGIFYLKASVPAEFINRRTGFRQRCSFGFKCRDDKVAIVQNLFNLASCGQSLTIVNGR